The following coding sequences are from one Microbacterium sp. SORGH_AS_0969 window:
- a CDS encoding acetate/propionate family kinase has product MSVVLVVNSGSSSFKYQLLDMRHERVLASGLVERIGDPSTGSGTGGTAKHTVEAAALAPGDEAPAVTDATHTIEREIPDHTAGFAVMLDAFAAHGPSLDEHPPVAVGHRVVHGGARFFEPTVVTPLVEINIDELSVLAPLHNPANLAGIVAAKKAFPDVPHVAVFDTAFHQSLAPEAYTYAIDREIAEAHRIRRYGFHGTSHKFVSEAAAAFVGRPLGELKQIVFHLGNGASVTAIEGGRSVDTSMGLTPLEGLVMGTRSGDLDPAVLFQLARRADMSIADLDTLLNKRSGLLGLAGVSDMRDIGERRDAGDPAAQLAFDVYIHRLRAYAGAYLAQLDGVDVISFTAGVGENSIRVREEAMATLGFAGVEIDPERNATRERGIRRISTDASRVEVLVVPTNEELEIARQTLSVTSGVTFGRI; this is encoded by the coding sequence GTGAGCGTGGTGCTCGTCGTCAACAGCGGGTCGTCGTCGTTCAAGTACCAGCTGCTCGACATGCGACACGAGCGAGTGCTCGCTTCGGGCCTCGTCGAGCGCATCGGCGACCCTTCGACAGGCTCAGGGACCGGGGGAACAGCGAAACACACCGTCGAGGCGGCCGCCCTCGCACCCGGCGACGAGGCGCCCGCGGTCACGGATGCCACGCACACGATCGAACGGGAGATCCCCGACCACACCGCGGGCTTCGCCGTCATGCTCGACGCGTTCGCCGCGCACGGGCCCTCGCTCGACGAGCATCCGCCCGTCGCGGTCGGCCACCGGGTCGTCCACGGCGGAGCGCGGTTCTTCGAGCCCACCGTCGTGACGCCGCTCGTCGAGATCAACATCGACGAGCTCTCGGTGCTCGCGCCCCTGCACAACCCGGCGAACCTCGCCGGCATCGTCGCGGCGAAGAAGGCTTTCCCCGACGTGCCGCACGTCGCCGTCTTCGACACCGCGTTCCACCAGTCGCTCGCTCCCGAGGCCTACACCTACGCGATCGATCGCGAGATCGCCGAGGCCCACCGCATCCGCCGTTACGGCTTCCACGGCACGAGCCACAAGTTCGTCAGCGAGGCCGCCGCGGCCTTCGTCGGCCGCCCGCTCGGCGAGCTCAAGCAGATCGTCTTCCACCTCGGGAACGGCGCCTCGGTCACCGCCATCGAGGGCGGCCGTTCGGTCGACACGTCGATGGGCCTCACGCCGCTCGAGGGGCTCGTCATGGGTACGCGCTCCGGCGACCTCGACCCGGCCGTGCTGTTCCAGCTCGCGCGTCGCGCCGACATGTCGATCGCCGACCTCGACACGCTTCTGAACAAGCGCTCCGGCCTCCTGGGCCTCGCCGGTGTCAGCGACATGCGCGACATCGGTGAGCGACGGGATGCCGGAGACCCGGCGGCGCAGCTCGCCTTCGACGTCTACATCCACCGTCTCCGCGCCTACGCGGGGGCGTATCTCGCCCAGCTCGACGGCGTCGATGTGATCTCCTTCACCGCCGGGGTGGGAGAGAACTCGATCCGCGTGCGCGAGGAGGCCATGGCGACCCTCGGCTTCGCCGGCGTCGAGATCGACCCCGAACGCAACGCGACGCGCGAGCGCGGCATCCGTCGGATCTCGACCGACGCCTCGCGCGTGGAGGTGCTCGTGGTCCCCACGAACGAGGAGCTCGAGATCGCCCGTCAGACGCTGTCGGTCACCTCCGGGGTCACCTTCGGTCGCATCTGA
- the pta gene encoding phosphate acetyltransferase has protein sequence MTQSIYITSAEGHSGKSTVALGVLDALSRVTPRVGVFRPIARSTAERDYVLEMLLDHDGVELDYDDCVGVTYDDVRDDADAALGRIVERYKAVEAQCDAVVVIGSDYTDVGSPAELAYNARIAANLGAPVLLVLGGRAQQGQGETLGLSVARTPHEVGQIASLAVAELLHERAEVFAVIVNRADPDQLDGVVASVRQVIDTLPVTPSAERRPVPVWALPEDRFLIAPSMRGVLRSVEGELIKGDPELLTREVLGVVVAGMSMVNVLPRLKESAVIVIPADRSEVLLATLLANASGTFPSLAGIVLNGGFELPDPIVRLIDGLGSPLPIIATDLGTYDTAVRIMNTRGRLAADSQRRYDTALAMFERHVDTALLTRELGVARPSVVTPLMFEYGLVDRARTDKRRIVLPEGTDDRVLRAAATVLSRGIADLTILGEPIEVRGRAIELGIDIRDAEVLSPFDAVHVDKFATEYARLRAHKGVTYAQAADTVTDVSYFGTLMVHMGLADGMVSGAAHTTAHTIRPAFEIIKTAPGVSVVSSVFLMALADRVLVYGDCAVIPDPTSEQLADIAVSSAATAEQFGIEPRVAMLSYSTGESGTGADVEKVRAATALVRERAPELLVEGPIQYDAAADAAVAQAKMPGSEVAGRATVFVFPDLNTGNNTYKAVQRSAGAVAIGPVLQGLNKPINDLSRGALVDDIVNTIAITAIQAQGSSK, from the coding sequence GTGACGCAGAGCATCTACATCACGTCGGCCGAGGGGCACTCGGGCAAATCCACCGTGGCTCTGGGTGTCCTCGACGCCCTCAGTCGCGTCACTCCGCGCGTGGGGGTGTTCCGCCCGATCGCGCGATCGACCGCCGAGCGCGACTACGTGCTCGAGATGCTGCTCGATCATGACGGGGTCGAGCTCGACTACGACGACTGTGTCGGCGTGACCTACGACGACGTCCGCGACGACGCCGACGCGGCCCTCGGTCGCATCGTCGAGCGTTACAAGGCGGTCGAGGCGCAGTGCGACGCCGTGGTCGTCATAGGCAGCGACTACACCGACGTCGGCAGCCCCGCCGAGCTCGCCTACAACGCGCGGATCGCGGCCAACCTCGGCGCCCCGGTGCTCCTCGTCCTCGGCGGCCGTGCCCAGCAGGGACAGGGCGAGACGCTCGGCCTGTCGGTGGCGCGCACCCCGCACGAGGTCGGTCAGATCGCGTCGCTCGCGGTCGCCGAGCTCCTGCACGAGCGGGCCGAGGTCTTCGCCGTGATCGTGAATCGCGCCGATCCCGACCAGCTCGACGGGGTCGTGGCATCCGTTCGTCAGGTCATCGACACCCTTCCCGTCACCCCGTCGGCCGAGCGTCGACCCGTGCCGGTGTGGGCTCTCCCCGAAGACCGCTTCCTCATCGCCCCCTCGATGCGCGGTGTTCTGCGCTCGGTCGAGGGCGAGCTCATCAAGGGAGACCCCGAGCTGCTCACCCGTGAGGTGCTCGGGGTGGTCGTGGCCGGGATGTCGATGGTCAACGTCCTTCCGCGGCTCAAAGAATCGGCCGTCATCGTCATCCCCGCCGATCGCAGCGAGGTCCTTCTCGCGACGCTCCTCGCCAACGCCTCGGGAACCTTCCCCTCGCTCGCGGGCATCGTGCTCAACGGCGGGTTCGAGCTGCCGGATCCGATCGTGCGCCTCATCGACGGTCTCGGCTCGCCGCTGCCGATCATCGCGACCGACCTCGGCACCTACGACACGGCCGTCCGCATCATGAACACGCGCGGACGCCTGGCCGCCGACTCGCAGCGTCGCTACGACACCGCGCTGGCGATGTTCGAGCGTCACGTCGACACCGCGCTGCTGACGCGAGAGCTCGGCGTCGCCCGACCCAGCGTCGTCACCCCGCTGATGTTCGAGTACGGCCTCGTCGACCGGGCCCGCACCGACAAGCGCCGCATCGTCCTGCCCGAGGGCACCGACGACCGTGTGCTCCGGGCGGCGGCCACGGTGCTCTCGCGCGGCATCGCCGACCTCACGATCCTCGGCGAGCCGATCGAGGTCCGCGGGCGCGCGATCGAGCTCGGCATCGACATCCGCGACGCCGAGGTGCTCAGCCCCTTCGATGCCGTGCACGTCGACAAGTTCGCGACCGAGTACGCCCGGCTCCGTGCGCACAAGGGCGTCACGTACGCCCAGGCCGCCGACACCGTCACGGACGTGTCGTACTTCGGCACCCTCATGGTTCACATGGGCCTCGCCGACGGCATGGTCTCGGGCGCCGCCCACACGACGGCCCACACCATCCGCCCCGCCTTCGAGATCATCAAGACGGCCCCGGGCGTCTCGGTCGTCTCGAGCGTGTTCCTGATGGCCCTCGCCGACCGCGTGCTCGTCTACGGCGACTGCGCGGTCATCCCCGATCCGACCAGTGAGCAGCTGGCCGACATCGCCGTGTCGTCGGCGGCGACCGCCGAGCAGTTCGGCATCGAGCCGCGCGTCGCGATGCTCTCGTACTCGACGGGGGAGTCGGGCACGGGTGCCGACGTCGAGAAAGTGCGTGCCGCCACCGCTCTCGTGCGCGAGCGTGCGCCGGAGCTCCTCGTCGAGGGACCGATTCAGTACGACGCCGCGGCCGACGCGGCCGTAGCCCAGGCCAAGATGCCCGGCTCCGAGGTCGCGGGCCGCGCGACGGTCTTCGTCTTCCCGGATCTCAACACCGGCAACAACACGTACAAGGCCGTGCAGCGCTCGGCCGGCGCCGTCGCGATCGGGCCGGTGCTCCAGGGCCTCAACAAGCCCATCAACGACCTGTCGCGCGGCGCGCTCGTCGACGACATCGTTAACACCATCGCGATCACCGCGATCCAGGCCCAGGGGAGCAGCAAGTGA
- a CDS encoding glycosyltransferase family 2 protein, whose amino-acid sequence MPFLRRSSAARAARIDHRVTADGIVAIVDVTTTTRLTADEVHAILQADTVHPVWGRRQVRRARRRMGGEETRPAPGAECPIRPLVSVILPVYDGERYLAETLDAVLAQTFVDFELIVVDDASSDRSLEIARRVTAGLSHVRVVSLGRNTRKCGAVAIGLALAAGRYVMEINADDVLEPDALSRLTAPVRDGVEADCIFGDHTVIDARGVVRPQAAQRWSRSTGRADLTAGAVADARRRHLRHGLVPAAVCALIRRDVVGAWPAFTEAHTDYWLAWRGVRRERVWFVGPEPLARYREHEGGITRSFHSRRRARTRLVMDAAVLRSIRLREAPALLRRFADHGFDLVFGPAARDRARMLVRRRAWQHGEFDEPSAR is encoded by the coding sequence ATGCCCTTCCTCCGTCGTTCCTCAGCCGCGCGCGCTGCGCGCATCGATCATCGGGTGACCGCTGACGGCATCGTCGCGATCGTGGATGTGACCACGACCACCCGCCTCACGGCCGACGAGGTTCATGCGATTCTCCAGGCCGACACTGTTCATCCGGTGTGGGGGAGGCGGCAGGTGCGACGCGCCCGCAGGCGCATGGGAGGGGAGGAGACCAGGCCTGCCCCGGGAGCGGAGTGTCCGATCCGCCCCCTGGTCTCGGTGATCCTGCCGGTCTACGACGGCGAGCGATACCTGGCCGAGACTCTCGACGCCGTCCTGGCCCAGACGTTCGTGGACTTCGAGCTCATCGTCGTCGACGACGCGTCGAGCGACCGATCGCTCGAGATCGCGCGGCGGGTCACGGCGGGGCTGTCGCATGTCCGGGTGGTGTCGCTGGGGCGCAACACGAGGAAGTGCGGGGCGGTGGCGATCGGTCTCGCGCTGGCGGCGGGGCGCTACGTCATGGAGATCAACGCCGACGACGTGCTGGAACCCGACGCCCTCTCCCGCCTCACCGCGCCGGTGCGCGACGGCGTCGAAGCGGACTGCATCTTCGGCGATCACACCGTCATCGACGCGCGGGGTGTCGTGCGGCCGCAGGCAGCCCAGCGGTGGTCGCGCTCGACCGGACGCGCCGACCTGACGGCGGGCGCTGTCGCGGACGCGCGGCGACGGCACCTCCGTCACGGTCTCGTCCCGGCGGCGGTGTGCGCGCTCATCCGGCGCGACGTCGTCGGCGCGTGGCCGGCCTTCACCGAGGCTCACACCGACTACTGGCTGGCGTGGCGCGGGGTGCGTCGCGAGCGGGTGTGGTTCGTCGGTCCCGAACCGCTCGCGCGCTACCGGGAGCACGAGGGCGGAATCACGCGGTCGTTCCACTCCCGACGTCGCGCGCGAACGCGTCTCGTGATGGATGCCGCGGTCCTCCGTTCGATCCGGCTCCGCGAGGCGCCCGCGCTGCTCCGACGGTTCGCGGATCACGGCTTCGACCTCGTCTTCGGCCCCGCCGCGCGCGACCGGGCGCGGATGCTGGTGCGCCGGCGGGCGTGGCAGCACGGCGAGTTCGACGAACCTTCCGCTCGCTGA
- a CDS encoding PASTA domain-containing protein, which yields MGEGEQAGVIAGRFRLGGLLGSGGTASVFSAEDTVTGRRVAVKLLHPHLSESPEVRAAFLDEAKRIATLSHPCVVTIVDLGTFLDGDTPIAWIAQQLVDGRTLAEHVRVEGVLSPAKVVDVGSDVLSGLAAAHRAGLIHRDVSPANVLVRHVDGGLKATLLDFGLADAAGRTAHGDDVLRSSVTTATAGVVGNAHFASPEQLSGSAVGLAGDLYQVGGLLYFALTGRAPFEGGDRAAVVRGHLNAPPPVPSVRRRGIPQAIDRVVVRALLKDPSLRYTDADEMRRALLATLPPDAPQPAPPRASSPSATAMTTATRALAPAPPAIETPPPVEEQPPRERRAAGWGLVIAIIAVLVATATAVPLLSGAGRTAPPAEAVTPDDAATPSATAAITPGTAAPSASVAATVVPALTTVADAASILAATGLRLGDVRTRDDVAPAGTVLESDPAAGTTVVRGSTVRLTVASGSNAVPDVTGMDAAAADAHLRAAGFTSTTVTVVSERPAGLVLGSEPAAGSSVALGSAVRVLVAAAPLPSPTVSPPAPTSTPSPSPTATVLPTSSPTPAR from the coding sequence GTGGGTGAGGGCGAACAGGCGGGGGTCATCGCCGGCCGCTTCCGTCTCGGCGGGCTCCTCGGCTCGGGCGGTACCGCGTCGGTGTTCTCGGCGGAGGACACGGTCACCGGACGTCGGGTCGCCGTGAAGCTCCTCCATCCGCACCTCTCCGAGAGTCCCGAGGTGCGCGCAGCCTTCCTCGACGAGGCGAAGCGCATCGCCACCCTCTCGCACCCCTGCGTCGTCACGATCGTCGACCTCGGCACGTTCCTCGACGGTGACACCCCGATCGCGTGGATCGCGCAGCAGCTCGTGGACGGACGGACGCTCGCCGAGCACGTGCGCGTCGAGGGCGTGCTCTCGCCGGCCAAGGTCGTCGACGTCGGCTCGGACGTCCTGTCCGGACTCGCCGCCGCCCATCGTGCCGGGCTGATCCATCGCGACGTGTCGCCCGCGAATGTGCTCGTCCGCCACGTCGACGGGGGACTCAAGGCGACGCTGCTCGACTTCGGTCTCGCCGACGCGGCGGGCCGCACGGCGCACGGCGACGACGTGCTGCGCAGCTCCGTCACCACGGCCACGGCAGGGGTCGTCGGCAACGCCCATTTCGCGTCTCCGGAGCAGTTGTCCGGGAGCGCGGTCGGACTCGCGGGCGATCTCTATCAAGTGGGCGGGCTGCTCTACTTCGCCCTGACGGGGCGAGCTCCGTTCGAGGGCGGCGACCGAGCAGCCGTCGTGCGCGGGCACCTGAACGCGCCTCCACCGGTCCCGTCGGTGCGGCGACGCGGGATCCCGCAGGCGATCGACAGGGTCGTGGTCCGCGCGCTGCTGAAGGATCCCTCGCTTCGCTACACGGATGCCGACGAGATGCGCCGAGCCCTCCTCGCGACGCTGCCTCCCGACGCCCCGCAGCCGGCACCTCCGCGGGCATCTTCGCCGTCCGCGACGGCGATGACCACCGCAACGCGGGCGCTGGCACCCGCGCCTCCTGCCATCGAGACGCCGCCTCCCGTCGAGGAGCAGCCCCCGCGCGAGCGTCGCGCTGCCGGATGGGGCCTCGTCATCGCGATCATCGCCGTGCTCGTCGCCACCGCCACGGCCGTGCCGTTGCTCTCGGGCGCCGGACGCACGGCGCCCCCCGCCGAGGCCGTCACCCCCGACGACGCCGCGACCCCGTCCGCCACGGCCGCGATCACGCCGGGGACGGCGGCACCCTCCGCCTCGGTCGCGGCGACGGTCGTTCCGGCCCTGACCACCGTCGCCGACGCCGCCTCGATCCTCGCGGCGACCGGTCTCCGCCTGGGAGACGTGCGCACGCGCGACGACGTCGCGCCCGCGGGAACGGTCCTCGAGTCCGACCCCGCGGCGGGCACGACCGTCGTGCGGGGATCGACCGTCCGTCTCACGGTGGCATCCGGCTCGAACGCGGTTCCCGACGTCACCGGGATGGATGCGGCGGCGGCGGACGCGCACCTGCGAGCGGCCGGCTTCACGTCGACCACAGTGACCGTCGTCTCGGAGCGGCCCGCCGGGCTCGTCCTGGGGAGCGAACCCGCCGCGGGCAGTTCGGTGGCGCTCGGAAGCGCCGTCCGCGTGCTCGTCGCCGCGGCACCGCTGCCGAGCCCCACGGTCTCGCCGCCCGCCCCCACGTCGACGCCGAGTCCGTCGCCCACGGCGACGGTCCTGCCGACCTCGTCGCCTACGCCGGCGCGCTGA
- the recR gene encoding recombination mediator RecR: protein MYDGIVQDLIDEFGRLPGIGPKSAQRIAFHILQSPSFDVSRLSTLLGEIRDKVKFCEICGNVSEQERCSICRDPRRNPALICVVEDAKDVAAIERTREFRGLYHVLGGAISPIAGIGPDDLRVAQLMQRLADGTVQEVILATNPNLEGEATATYLSRLLHTLEIRVTRLASGLPVGGDLEYADEVTLGRAFEGRRTL, encoded by the coding sequence ATGTACGACGGCATCGTCCAAGACCTGATCGACGAGTTCGGCCGGCTCCCGGGGATCGGTCCGAAGTCGGCCCAGCGCATCGCGTTCCACATCCTGCAGTCGCCGAGCTTCGACGTGTCGCGGCTGTCGACGCTGCTCGGCGAGATCCGCGACAAGGTGAAGTTCTGCGAGATCTGCGGCAACGTCTCCGAGCAGGAGCGGTGCTCGATCTGCCGTGATCCCCGACGCAACCCCGCGCTCATCTGCGTCGTCGAAGACGCGAAAGACGTCGCGGCGATCGAGCGCACACGCGAGTTCCGTGGTCTCTACCACGTGCTCGGCGGGGCGATCAGCCCCATCGCGGGCATCGGTCCCGACGACCTCCGCGTCGCCCAGCTCATGCAGCGTCTCGCCGACGGCACCGTCCAAGAAGTGATCCTCGCGACCAATCCGAACCTCGAGGGCGAGGCCACGGCCACGTACCTCAGCCGCTTGCTGCACACCCTCGAGATCCGCGTCACGCGCTTGGCATCCGGTCTTCCGGTGGGTGGCGACCTCGAGTACGCCGACGAGGTCACCCTCGGTCGTGCCTTCGAAGGCAGACGCACTCTCTGA
- a CDS encoding HAD family phosphatase has translation MTDTPALPDLTAYEGVLFDLDGVLTPTAEVHMRAWKEMFDELFAAWNIEPPYTDRDYFEYVDGKKRYDGVASLLRSRDVEVPWGDPSDDPSEDTVCGVGNRKNAVFSRILRAEGIAPYPGSVALLDVLQAAGTPIAVVSSSKNAVEVLEAAGLRDRFPVVMDGVIAERDHLASKPAPDVFAEAARLLGVDPARSVAVEDALSGVRSAAAAGYAVVVGVDRGVGADDLTAAGATVVVDDLAAFVD, from the coding sequence GTGACCGACACCCCCGCCCTGCCCGACCTCACCGCGTACGAGGGTGTGCTGTTCGATCTCGACGGCGTGCTGACGCCGACCGCCGAGGTGCACATGCGGGCCTGGAAAGAGATGTTCGACGAGCTCTTCGCGGCCTGGAACATCGAGCCGCCGTACACCGATCGCGACTACTTCGAGTACGTCGACGGCAAGAAGCGCTACGACGGCGTCGCGAGCCTGCTGCGCAGCCGCGACGTGGAGGTTCCGTGGGGCGATCCGTCCGACGACCCGTCCGAAGACACCGTGTGCGGCGTCGGCAACCGCAAGAACGCCGTGTTCTCGCGCATCCTCCGTGCCGAGGGCATCGCGCCCTACCCGGGTTCCGTCGCCCTGCTCGACGTGCTGCAGGCCGCGGGGACGCCGATCGCCGTCGTGTCGAGTTCGAAGAACGCCGTCGAGGTGCTCGAGGCGGCGGGGCTGCGCGACCGATTCCCCGTCGTCATGGACGGGGTCATCGCCGAGCGCGACCACCTGGCCTCCAAGCCGGCTCCCGACGTCTTCGCCGAGGCTGCCCGTCTCCTGGGCGTCGACCCCGCGCGGTCGGTCGCCGTCGAAGACGCCCTGAGCGGCGTGCGTTCCGCGGCCGCAGCCGGGTACGCGGTGGTCGTGGGCGTCGATCGTGGCGTCGGAGCCGACGATCTCACGGCGGCGGGTGCCACCGTGGTCGTCGACGACCTGGCGGCGTTCGTAGACTGA
- a CDS encoding DNA polymerase III subunit gamma and tau, with translation MTTALYRRYRPQAFGEMIGQSQVTEPLMTALRSDRVGHAYLFSGPRGCGKTTSARILARCLNCAAGPTDTPCGTCDSCVELGRGGSGSLDVVEIDAASHNGVDDARDLRERAIFAPARDRFKIFILDEAHMVTQQGFNALLKLVEEPPAHVKFIFATTEPEKVLGTIRSRTHHYPFRLVPPAAMLEYVQELCESENVGVEAGVLPLVVRAGGGSPRDTLSLLDQLIAGSDADAAGHVLVRYERAVALLGYTHSELLDEVVDAFAANDGAGAFAAVDRVVQTGQDPRRFVDDLLERLRDLIVVAATGAGASAVLRGVPDDELERMARQATAFGVARLSRTADLVVAALDEMTGATSPRLQLELLVARVLTHAGVSQGSSPATIHDLDAARATAPATPVATGRPASPAADIAPGGVSAPRVAAPSTPRIAAPGSATPAGGSAAPAVASPGIASPGIAAPGIAAPRVAAPNAAPPVAAPTAAPNVAAPVASPRVAAPNVAAPNVAAPAVAPPVEAQSAAAPSAAAPSAASPTAPSAAPPAEEDAPPPFTDDDAPPLDDEPRPVDAAPEQSAPAREAAPRAAAGSHDEAHPFDTAPTPDGPAADADRASATRAGNAPAPTPASAQPATPAPEAAPAADTPVSDTRTEPDPSPLEPVAPTPPAIPVGPIELGHVRDAWPEILAQLEVASRPSWLIVSTATVAAFDDDVLTLLFRTASDLTAFKTRSADGGPSEDLRQAILAVLGVRVKYLARLDGDGPGGPGPGGPRGSGSGSPAAPPRGGATAGAPARSSAPYSASVTDWAVAPIPGAAPTVASPAAALAVDDEPEEARPTIAPAAASTVREGGVLPATEVSRSVPAPDEVDDDDVIPPADEAPDVPVPPVVVPRMPPLRGGVQRYGEAVVRQMLGATYLRDEPYEPPTRFT, from the coding sequence GTGACGACAGCCCTGTACCGCCGATACCGCCCGCAGGCGTTCGGCGAGATGATCGGGCAGTCCCAGGTGACCGAGCCCCTGATGACCGCCCTGCGCAGCGATCGCGTCGGCCACGCCTACCTCTTCTCGGGTCCGCGCGGCTGCGGTAAGACCACGTCGGCGCGCATCCTCGCCCGGTGCCTCAACTGCGCCGCGGGCCCGACCGACACCCCCTGCGGCACGTGCGACAGCTGCGTCGAGCTCGGACGCGGCGGCAGCGGATCGCTCGACGTGGTCGAGATCGACGCCGCCAGCCACAACGGCGTCGATGATGCGCGCGATCTTCGCGAGCGCGCGATCTTCGCCCCCGCCCGCGACCGCTTCAAGATCTTCATCCTCGACGAGGCGCACATGGTGACGCAGCAGGGCTTCAACGCGCTGCTGAAGCTGGTCGAAGAGCCGCCGGCGCACGTGAAGTTCATCTTCGCGACCACTGAGCCCGAGAAGGTCCTCGGCACGATCCGTTCGCGGACGCACCACTACCCGTTCCGGCTCGTTCCGCCGGCCGCCATGCTCGAGTACGTCCAAGAGCTCTGCGAGAGCGAGAACGTCGGAGTCGAAGCCGGCGTGCTGCCGCTCGTCGTGCGTGCCGGCGGGGGCTCGCCGCGTGACACGTTGTCTCTGCTAGACCAGCTCATCGCCGGCAGTGACGCGGATGCCGCGGGCCACGTGCTCGTGCGGTACGAGCGTGCCGTGGCCCTCCTGGGATACACCCACTCCGAGCTCCTCGACGAGGTGGTCGATGCTTTCGCGGCGAACGACGGCGCCGGGGCTTTCGCCGCGGTCGACCGCGTGGTGCAGACCGGGCAAGACCCGCGTCGCTTCGTCGACGATCTGCTCGAGCGCCTGCGCGATCTCATCGTGGTCGCGGCGACCGGTGCCGGCGCCTCGGCCGTCCTGCGAGGCGTTCCCGACGACGAGCTCGAGCGCATGGCCCGGCAGGCCACGGCGTTCGGGGTGGCGCGCCTGTCGCGGACCGCCGACCTCGTTGTGGCCGCCCTCGACGAGATGACGGGTGCCACCTCGCCGCGTCTGCAGCTCGAGCTGCTCGTCGCCCGCGTGCTCACCCACGCCGGGGTGTCGCAGGGCTCGTCCCCGGCGACGATCCACGACCTCGACGCCGCCCGTGCGACGGCGCCCGCGACCCCGGTCGCCACCGGGCGGCCCGCGTCTCCTGCGGCCGACATCGCACCGGGGGGCGTCAGCGCTCCGCGCGTCGCGGCTCCGTCGACGCCGCGCATCGCGGCGCCGGGGTCGGCGACCCCGGCGGGCGGTTCTGCCGCGCCGGCCGTTGCTTCACCGGGGATCGCTTCGCCTGGCATCGCGGCACCGGGAATCGCGGCACCGCGGGTTGCCGCGCCGAACGCGGCCCCGCCGGTCGCGGCGCCGACGGCTGCTCCGAACGTCGCGGCGCCGGTCGCATCGCCCCGTGTGGCGGCGCCGAACGTCGCGGCGCCGAACGTCGCGGCGCCCGCCGTCGCGCCGCCGGTCGAGGCTCAGAGCGCTGCCGCGCCGAGCGCCGCCGCGCCGAGCGCCGCGTCTCCCACCGCGCCGAGCGCCGCTCCGCCCGCCGAAGAAGACGCGCCCCCGCCGTTCACCGACGATGACGCGCCGCCGCTCGACGACGAGCCCCGTCCCGTCGATGCTGCGCCCGAGCAAAGCGCACCGGCGCGAGAAGCGGCTCCGCGCGCCGCCGCCGGCTCCCACGACGAGGCGCACCCGTTCGACACCGCGCCCACCCCCGACGGCCCCGCCGCTGACGCCGACCGTGCGAGCGCGACGCGCGCGGGTAACGCTCCCGCGCCGACGCCCGCCTCGGCCCAGCCGGCCACCCCCGCCCCGGAAGCAGCCCCCGCGGCGGACACCCCCGTGTCCGACACCCGCACCGAGCCCGACCCTTCTCCGCTCGAGCCGGTCGCTCCGACTCCGCCGGCGATCCCCGTCGGACCCATCGAACTCGGACACGTGCGCGACGCGTGGCCCGAGATCCTGGCTCAGCTCGAGGTGGCCAGCCGGCCGTCGTGGCTCATCGTCTCGACAGCGACGGTCGCGGCTTTCGACGACGACGTGCTGACGCTGCTTTTCCGCACGGCGAGCGACCTGACGGCGTTCAAGACGCGCTCGGCCGACGGCGGTCCGAGCGAAGACCTGCGTCAAGCGATCCTCGCCGTCCTCGGCGTGCGGGTGAAATACCTCGCGCGCCTCGACGGCGACGGCCCGGGTGGCCCCGGCCCTGGTGGCCCGCGCGGCAGCGGGTCCGGCTCGCCGGCCGCTCCGCCCCGCGGGGGAGCGACCGCGGGCGCTCCCGCGCGGTCCTCGGCACCGTACTCGGCGAGCGTGACCGATTGGGCGGTGGCACCGATCCCCGGTGCCGCTCCGACGGTCGCGTCTCCCGCCGCGGCCCTGGCCGTCGACGACGAACCCGAAGAGGCCCGTCCGACGATCGCGCCCGCGGCTGCCTCGACCGTCCGCGAGGGCGGCGTGCTCCCCGCGACCGAGGTCTCCCGGTCGGTGCCGGCACCCGACGAGGTCGACGACGACGACGTGATCCCGCCCGCCGACGAAGCGCCCGATGTGCCCGTTCCGCCGGTCGTGGTTCCGCGCATGCCCCCGCTTCGCGGCGGCGTCCAGCGATACGGTGAGGCCGTCGTCCGCCAGATGCTCGGCGCGACGTACCTGCGCGACGAGCCCTACGAGCCCCCGACGAGGTTCACCTGA